The genomic interval AACAGGCCAAGAAAGTGTCTTGATTTTAAGACGCCTATAGAAGTATTCTTTAATCAACCTGTTGCACTAAAGAGTTGAACCCGCATTACTATTATTACAATAATTCCATGATAATATCCTTTATTTTTTTATCCTGATGTAAGAGAAGTTTTTTCTTGTTGTAGGTGATCAGATCAGGATGAGTGGAGATACGGTAATGCTTTGATCCATCACTCTGAATAAACTTCTGCCCATTCCTTTCAATAAGACTACCTTGAACGGTTGTTCTTAGGTTGCTGTATATTTGATATCTCATTGAATCTGTAATTATTCCTTCAGACTCCAAATCGTAGATATTTAACCAGCCTCCGTTTCCTTTTTTTAACTCGACCACAAATCTCAAGAAAAGGATGAAAAGATAGTCTCCAATGTTTATCTTGTTTTCGTTTATGGTAATTAGATTATTCCACTTCATCGGAATCGTGCCGAGAATATGGACCTTGTCATAACATAGATAGTCAAATTTTTCGTAGTCCAATCTTTGTTCCCCAGAAAGCTCCACAATTAATCTCTCTTCTTTCGCTTTTGGCTTAAGAAGTCCTGATACAAATTTCTCAATAGGAAGTTCAAACGTCTTTGTATTGATATATTCATACAGAGATACTTGAACAATCTTTTCATGTCGAAGAATATTTTTCAGGGATACATCTTCAATCCCTGAAGCTGGTGTAAATACAATAATCACGTCATCTTCATCACAGAGATGTTTTAAACCTTTAAGTTTTACAAGCTCTCCATTGCCTATATTAGGGATAAAGATAAAACCAACACGGCTTTCGTTGTAGAACTTGTGGCCGATATTAAAAAATCCCCCGCTAATTCTGTGGAGGTCTCCATTGATCATGTTTGCAGAACGCAGTTGAGTCAGCAACATATCCGTGGATAAAATGTATCTGTTGAGATTTTCTCTTTCAATGAGAATCGGGTCCTCTTCCGGGTGGTCAAGACATACGGCTTCAAAAGCACCATCATGTTGGATTACTGTCAACTGACAGCCGTGCTGACAACGTGGTAATCTTAAATTTTCCATTTCAGTTTCGGACGGTCTGCAGTAGTTCAAGATTTTTCTTTCAGTAAAATCTTTAAAGCCTTCAATAGATATAGCGAGAAGTTCTCTTTTAGTAAAAAGAGGGTTAGGGCTCTTTTCCATTTCTTGCAGGAGATACTTAATCATGCCAATTTTACTCCGTTTTCTTTTAGGTAATCTCCTACTATATCGGCATACTTCTTTTTAGTAAGGTCTGTAACATTGGGAGGTGTAATTTCAAACGTAATCTTTCTTTGCTTTCCATTAACTTCTAGTATGAACCTGAACTTAGCGTGTACCAAATCTCCAGAACTTAAGGTTACTCCGCTAAGGTCCTCTTCGAGTGTCTTTATTATATTAGAGGATTTAATAACAATCGCCGGATTAGTGATACCCCTAATCGCAAGTTTGACCTCTAAAAGTGTTATGGATGTAATAACATCATTTCCTACAAAACTGAATGTCCCGTTTTGGAGAGGCTCAAGAGTATAAGTCACATCCCTGTCGGGACGATCTGCCTGTCTTTTATCTCCCAGGATCTCTTCAGTAAAGGTGCTGATATAATTCAGTTTGTCCTTTTGGTAAGAAGCTTTTATAGAAAGAATAGATGTATTTTTATTGAACTGAAGAATGTCTTCATAAGCAGGTCTGTAAAATACGGTCTTTACTTCTTTACCTTGCCATATCACTTTTGACTGATTGTAAGAGCCGTGGATGAATACGATAACAGTCTGGTCTTCTTCATCATAGTGTCGTATTATGCATTCTTTCCCCTTTGCCAAATCGGAATAGAACTTCTGTACCTTGTTTTTAAACTTATTTATTTTTTCAGGTGTAATTTCGAAATTATCTGCAGTAATGTTATGGTGGCTCATCTTACTGGAAGCATTGAAAAGGCAATAGTAATCATAAGCATAGTTGAATGCTTCTTTGTGATGAAGAAACATATTCATGGCAAGCTCTTGTCTTTTTTCCTCACCAGTAGTTTCAATGTTGTATTCTTTAATGGCCTTTACTAAAAAATTCATCACATTTTCGCAGATGTCGTTAATATGGGTAAAATCTTCGAGAATGTTGTTTTTCTGTTCTTCGTCATGGAGCGCATCCAGTGACTTAATAATTGAGTCGTAATCAAAGGAGTTAAAAAACAAAGGAAAGGAAGAACCAAATATTTGTTTAAAATATTCCTCGATTAGGGTGTCAGGAATTGAATCTACAAATTTTTGGAGATTTAGACTTCGGTGACGGGGCATCGGTAAACCCTTTATTTATTTTTCCCAACTATTTCATCAATAATCCCCGCCACATCCGCGGGATTCCGTGAAACAGCGCTCCTCCACTTTCCAAAACCACCTTGTTGATTTACGGCCTTTACCCATTCTTCGAGAAACTGTCTTTTGGTAACATCCTCTTGTTTTTCTTCGCCTTTGACTTCTAACACAAGAAAGGAATCGTCATTGAGCTTAATAATAAAGTCGGGGAAATACTTCCTCACAACACCTTTAAAGATGTAATATATCTGGAAACCAAGATGGTCGTTTTTTACCCAGGCCGCCACGTTTTTATTCCTGTCCAATTCAAATGCCTCGCTCGCCTCCCAAGTACTATCTAAGACGCATAAATTGATGTGAGACTTCATGGGATACTCACATGGCTTACCCGTATACCATGTCTGCATATCTTCTGTTGAACGAATTGGCCTGTTACTATCAAATATCGGAACGATCGTTTCGGAGTTTTCGAACTTAATCGATGACCATATATGGTGGACTATTTTACTCATATTGAGAGTCAGGAGCAGGCGTCTCTTTAGCTCGTCTCTGTAGAATAATTGCGGTTCAAATTGAATTTTGTCCGACTCTATGAACTGCTCAACAATTTTTATTATCTGGGCGAGAAGATATTCTTTATTCCCCTGCCATTTTGTTTTCATATCCTCGTAAACGTCTCTTGAAGTCTCAAAAACAATCTTTTGAAAACGAAATTCTTTTACGAGACCTTCAAGGTCAATCTCGGATAGCTTTGAAAAATCGGGCTTCCCATCTATTACTGGCGCCAATTCAGCCAGTTTAACCGTTTCATAGGCATTCAGCGTTAGCGGTTCGACCTTATTTAGATCAAGAGTAAGTTTAGGCTTATAGGTATAGTCGATGCGAATAATATTTGGGAAGGTAATCTCAAATTCCTTTTTCTTATCGACTGGTTCTATTCTTTGTTTTACCTTTATTTTTTTTGGGGGTCCATCAACCGACTCATGTGGTAGAAAGGTAAATGGAATGCCGAAGATATTAACGTAATCGGCCTCAAATAAACCGGTTTCTGGATTCACATCATAGGAGGTCCTTCTAAGACCTCTCCCCACAACCTGCTCGCAGAGTAACTGGCTTGAGAAGGCCCGCAATCCCATAATGTGGGTAACGGTCTTAGCATCCCATCCCTCAGAGAGCATACCAACGGAAATAACGTTTTGTACCTTCTCTCCACGCTTCCCCTTCTTGCCAACCGTATCAACCGTTTCCCTCAATTGTTCCCCGTAGTCTTTCTTTGAGAGCTTCTTGGTTGTTGTCTCTTCTTCATCATCCATCTCTGAATCAAGCACTTCTTCCAAATCAACAGAAGGCTCCTCTTGCATCTCCGCTTTTTCAAGCACCTTGGAATCGATATGGAGGAGCTTGTCGGGATCGCAGAGCTCGTCGATTTTTATCCTTTTATGGACGAAGGAAAAATTTACACGGGCCGCGGTCTCCGTCCTGTTTGCAACGGTAATCATAACGGGGGGCGTGTCATATTTCGCCTTTTCCCATGTGATTTTTGTCTCACGCCAATCCTGGCCCAGGAGATAGTACGCGTTCGTCACGAGGTCAGGCAACGGCACGGTCTCATCCGCCTTGAGGTTAAGATCATCCTTAACTTCAGGGTCATTATAAATATGATATAGACGGGATTTGTATTTAGGTTGTATGCTGTCATCTCTTACAACGACTCGCGGCGTCTTAACGAGTCCCGATTCAATTGCGTCATTCAAACCGAAGTCGCTCACTATCCAATCATAAAGGGATTCTTCGGTGGTCTGTTTCCCCGTGGGGGCAAAGGGTGTTGCGGAAAAATCGTAGCAAGTCAATATTCCCCGTGTCCTGTGAATCCTATCGAGTCCGCTTACCCAAATGGTCGCCTCCTCGATATCCTCCTTTTTCACCCCTTTTACCTTCGATTCGGCGGGTATGCGCCATGCGTGGTGCGCCTCGTCGTTAATGACAACGATGTTGCGGTTGTTAGCCATGTCGCCCAGGACCATTCGGATATAGGCTTCATCGCTCATCACCCCCCGCTTATC from Candidatus Zymogenus saltonus carries:
- a CDS encoding DEAD/DEAH box helicase family protein, translating into MMQSTIDKLIKNSPYEEPGKYWRYDRNTRMFDLVEGRRPAGYVVASESSKSFDDPGRFIEIKLVNDIRPRVKEWRERGYPGVTGITKRLLEHWNDKSQREYPFFFCQLEAMETLIWLAEADPSIRVGIDIPPDGGMFQRYCSKMGTGTGKTVVMAMLIAWQVINKTTYPQDPRFSKNVFVVAPGLTVKQRLQVLDHSETNNYYEEFAVIPLGMMDKLRQGKILIRNWHTLKWDTEEHIKKKRSVDKRGVMSDEAYIRMVLGDMANNRNIVVINDEAHHAWRIPAESKVKGVKKEDIEEATIWVSGLDRIHRTRGILTCYDFSATPFAPTGKQTTEESLYDWIVSDFGLNDAIESGLVKTPRVVVRDDSIQPKYKSRLYHIYNDPEVKDDLNLKADETVPLPDLVTNAYYLLGQDWRETKITWEKAKYDTPPVMITVANRTETAARVNFSFVHKRIKIDELCDPDKLLHIDSKVLEKAEMQEEPSVDLEEVLDSEMDDEEETTTKKLSKKDYGEQLRETVDTVGKKGKRGEKVQNVISVGMLSEGWDAKTVTHIMGLRAFSSQLLCEQVVGRGLRRTSYDVNPETGLFEADYVNIFGIPFTFLPHESVDGPPKKIKVKQRIEPVDKKKEFEITFPNIIRIDYTYKPKLTLDLNKVEPLTLNAYETVKLAELAPVIDGKPDFSKLSEIDLEGLVKEFRFQKIVFETSRDVYEDMKTKWQGNKEYLLAQIIKIVEQFIESDKIQFEPQLFYRDELKRRLLLTLNMSKIVHHIWSSIKFENSETIVPIFDSNRPIRSTEDMQTWYTGKPCEYPMKSHINLCVLDSTWEASEAFELDRNKNVAAWVKNDHLGFQIYYIFKGVVRKYFPDFIIKLNDDSFLVLEVKGEEKQEDVTKRQFLEEWVKAVNQQGGFGKWRSAVSRNPADVAGIIDEIVGKNK